The genomic stretch TGATTAGATTAGCAAAATGTACATTGAACAAAAGCTTATCATCAATCCATATGCCCAAGTACTTATAAAAAGGTACTCTTTCAATAACTTTACCATCAGatgtaaaaatactaaaattatcAAGTACTTGTGCCTGAGCttttgaaaaaaacataaactttgttttctgtgaatttaaaactaattttaaaCTAACCAGAGCATCTTCCAATGACTGAAATGCAAACTATCAGTTATACCGTAAATAATTTgatgttttacaaatatttagcaatattacaaatattttatcatatttagaATTTTACAGTAACTTATAATTAAAATGCCCTCCCAGTTGTTTGCTAATGATGTATTTTCTTCTTTCTCGAGGTGGTCACTCTTCTGAATTACTATGATCAAGTTCCTACTCATGGTCAACAAACAGGGGCAGACTCGCCTATCTAAGTATTATGAACAAGTGGAGCTTGGGAAGAGAGCAGCTCTTGAAGCTGACGTGGTTAGGGGATGTCTCGCCCGGAGGAAGGAAGAGGTCAGTCATGTTTcccttttacttttaatttaatgGTAAAGCacacaactttttattttttagatcaTAGCCATTATTTGTGGTACAAAATATTATGAATAAGATAAGACAactaaacaaacatacaaatatCACTGACCCTCAGAGTAATTTTAGTGATAAAGGACAGAAATTTCAAACAGTATACATGTTATATAAAGCATTACTATGAAACATATATTTGCATCTACACATTATTTATCAGATTTTTAGTCTGTGGTGTTGTCTTgagttttattttacttttgtaaaCTGGCCATTAAAATTTCTCAAACTTATTATTAGCTTAAAATTAGCTGTTGAACCTATTCTTTTTTCTCAGTGTTCATTTGTGGAGTATAAGGACTACAAACTGGTCTATCGTCAGTACGCAGCTCTTTTCATTGTTGTTGGCATCACTGAAAATGAGGTTAGTTATTCACATTATTGGTTAAAGtttctaattaattacattgtGAATCTGTATTTCTTTAAGAGTTTTTTAAAGTCTGTGATTTATAGTCCTTGGCCCTCTTTCCCACAGAATGAACTGTCAATCTATGAGCTTGTGCACAACTTTGTAGAGGTATTAGACAAGTATTTCAGTCGTGTGGTAAGAACTGATATTTTGATAAAGGCACATTTCCTGTCTATAAATTTCCTGagaaaagatgttttttttttaaactttactggatttgttttcttttcttgacAGAGTGAGCTGGATGTATCCTTTACATATTGTTACATATTGGGTATTATTGACAAAATTTGGCTGACAGTTCT from Megalobrama amblycephala isolate DHTTF-2021 linkage group LG5, ASM1881202v1, whole genome shotgun sequence encodes the following:
- the ap4s1 gene encoding AP-4 complex subunit sigma-1, yielding MIKFLLMVNKQGQTRLSKYYEQVELGKRAALEADVVRGCLARRKEECSFVEYKDYKLVYRQYAALFIVVGITENENELSIYELVHNFVEVLDKYFSRVSELDIMFNLDKVHIILDEMIINGHIVETNKNRILAPLLALDKMAES